The Bradysia coprophila strain Holo2 unplaced genomic scaffold, BU_Bcop_v1 contig_732, whole genome shotgun sequence genome has a window encoding:
- the LOC119084211 gene encoding uncharacterized protein LOC119084211 isoform X1 — protein MPFIWDDLYWHVIGKDEEYDKNRFAVVRTLFIQLNPKYYYHSKALITFNRVHLRKEFENYGNIESVELLTNGKSEAYITFVDDKSAAMAFGLMNCENDLKITEREYLCFKKYNVHIANTWHQPTELTTSYDDNDRTAVNADDSTPAIFALNEDCLRQIFTFCDLESLNNLSQVCKTFNDLLSPENGSTTFRQFKTLRLVVDVVEKDRLGKLMTLGKARKFLKHVGPFVTKLVIKKLDEANVQRYFEKMVQYVGEDIKELEIYDVQLTNGLITIIQPILRRLSVLTIKIFKNSQDIDFEAVCPNVTKFKIAGIMSMERNCKCWPNLRHVSLLSDILLPETFCAFVTLNPHLNGLKFFHQNFQQIQSIVSNLSNLSKLGINCKYKPITALQLNHLVQLDHLTQLTLWNLTGHASIVEVFLVLVKFTGLRVLKLHISEDQNHEALDSTVYELKQQTLAVVAQKLINLETLMLFNIKLDESTVFDMVRSASQLKALHIHALSLNVEWNESLVTGILNIRKIQQHEHLLKLFLDRDLNVLISKGDQRYLRIYCYQFGCRHNKLKNCKK, from the exons atgcCATTTATTTGGGACGATTTGTACTGGCACGTAATCGGTAAGGATGAGGAGTACGACAAAAATCGATTTGCTGTGGTCCGAACACTATTCATTCAATTGAATCCAAAGTATTACTACCACTCGAAA GCTCTGATAACATTCAACCGAGTCCATCTCCGCAAAGAGTTCGAAAACTATGGGAACATCGAATCGGTAGAGTTGCTTACCAACGGCAAATCCGAGGCGTACATCACATTCGTTGACGACAAATCGGCTGCGATGGCATTTGGTTTGATGAACTGTGAGAACGATCTCAAAATAACGGAACGCGAGTATTTATGCTTCAAAAAGTATAACGTACACATTGCCAACACGTGGCATCAACCCACCGAACTGACAACCTCGTATGATGATAACGATAGAACGGCAGTGAATGCCGACGATTCAACACCGGCTATATTTGCACTGAATGAAGATTGTCTTCgccaaatatttacattttgtgaTCTCGAATCGTTGAACAATCTTTCGCAAGTGTGCAAGACGTTCAACGATCTGTTGTCACCCGAAAACGGATCCACAACATTCCGACAATTTAAGACACTTCGGTTGGTTGTGGACGTGGTTGAGAAAGATCGGCTAGGTAAATTGATGACACTTGGCAAAGCTCGTAAGTTCCTGAAACATGTCGGGCCATTCGTAACGAAGTTGGTGATCAAGAAACTGGACGAAGCGAATGTGCAACGATATTTCGAAAAGATGGTCCAATATGTGGGCGAAGATATAAAAGAACTGGAAATTTATGATGTCCAATTAACCAATGGTTTGATCACGATAATTCAACCAATTTTGCGTCGTCTTTCAGTGttgacaattaaaatttttaagaatagCCAAGACATTGACTTTGAAGCAGTGTGCCCCAATGTTACAAAATTCAAGATCGCCGGCATAATGAGCATGGAACGAAACTGCAAATGTTGGCCCAATTTACGGCATGTCTCGCTCCTCAGCGACATACTCTTACCGGAAACATTTTGCGCGTTCGTCACCCTTAATCCACACCTGAACGgtcttaaatttttccatcaaaatttccaacaaattcaatcaatcgtCAGCAATCTATcgaatttgtcaaaattgGGAATCAACTGCAAATACAAACCGATTACTGCATTGCAACTGAACCATTTGGTTCAGCTCGATCATCTGACTCAGTTGACTCTGTGGAATTTAACGGGTCACGCATCGATCGTTGAAGTATTTCTGGTTTTGGTTAAATTTACAGGATTGCGTGTACTCAAATTGCATATTTCTGAGGATCAAAATCATGAGGCATTGGACAGCACGGTCTATGAATTGAAACAACAGACATTAGCTGTTGTAGCCCAAAAACTAATCAACTTGGAGACACTGATGCTGTTCAACATAAAATTGGATGAGTCAACGGTGTTCGATATGGTACGATCGGCTAGTCAGCTGAAAGCGTTGCATATTCATGCCTTGAGTTTGAATGTCGAGTGGAACGAATCACTAGTAACTGGAATTCTGAACAtacgaaaaattcaacaacatGAGCATTTGCTGAAATTGTTTCTGGACAGAGATTTGAATGTGTTGATATCAAAAGGGGATCAGAGATATTTAAGGATTTATTGTTATCAATTCGGGTGTCGACACAACAAActgaaaaattgcaaaaagtaa
- the LOC119084211 gene encoding uncharacterized protein LOC119084211 isoform X2 — MPFIWDDLYWHVIGKDEEYDKNPKYYYHSKALITFNRVHLRKEFENYGNIESVELLTNGKSEAYITFVDDKSAAMAFGLMNCENDLKITEREYLCFKKYNVHIANTWHQPTELTTSYDDNDRTAVNADDSTPAIFALNEDCLRQIFTFCDLESLNNLSQVCKTFNDLLSPENGSTTFRQFKTLRLVVDVVEKDRLGKLMTLGKARKFLKHVGPFVTKLVIKKLDEANVQRYFEKMVQYVGEDIKELEIYDVQLTNGLITIIQPILRRLSVLTIKIFKNSQDIDFEAVCPNVTKFKIAGIMSMERNCKCWPNLRHVSLLSDILLPETFCAFVTLNPHLNGLKFFHQNFQQIQSIVSNLSNLSKLGINCKYKPITALQLNHLVQLDHLTQLTLWNLTGHASIVEVFLVLVKFTGLRVLKLHISEDQNHEALDSTVYELKQQTLAVVAQKLINLETLMLFNIKLDESTVFDMVRSASQLKALHIHALSLNVEWNESLVTGILNIRKIQQHEHLLKLFLDRDLNVLISKGDQRYLRIYCYQFGCRHNKLKNCKK; from the exons atgcCATTTATTTGGGACGATTTGTACTGGCACGTAATCGGTAAGGATGAGGAGTACGACAAA AATCCAAAGTATTACTACCACTCGAAA GCTCTGATAACATTCAACCGAGTCCATCTCCGCAAAGAGTTCGAAAACTATGGGAACATCGAATCGGTAGAGTTGCTTACCAACGGCAAATCCGAGGCGTACATCACATTCGTTGACGACAAATCGGCTGCGATGGCATTTGGTTTGATGAACTGTGAGAACGATCTCAAAATAACGGAACGCGAGTATTTATGCTTCAAAAAGTATAACGTACACATTGCCAACACGTGGCATCAACCCACCGAACTGACAACCTCGTATGATGATAACGATAGAACGGCAGTGAATGCCGACGATTCAACACCGGCTATATTTGCACTGAATGAAGATTGTCTTCgccaaatatttacattttgtgaTCTCGAATCGTTGAACAATCTTTCGCAAGTGTGCAAGACGTTCAACGATCTGTTGTCACCCGAAAACGGATCCACAACATTCCGACAATTTAAGACACTTCGGTTGGTTGTGGACGTGGTTGAGAAAGATCGGCTAGGTAAATTGATGACACTTGGCAAAGCTCGTAAGTTCCTGAAACATGTCGGGCCATTCGTAACGAAGTTGGTGATCAAGAAACTGGACGAAGCGAATGTGCAACGATATTTCGAAAAGATGGTCCAATATGTGGGCGAAGATATAAAAGAACTGGAAATTTATGATGTCCAATTAACCAATGGTTTGATCACGATAATTCAACCAATTTTGCGTCGTCTTTCAGTGttgacaattaaaatttttaagaatagCCAAGACATTGACTTTGAAGCAGTGTGCCCCAATGTTACAAAATTCAAGATCGCCGGCATAATGAGCATGGAACGAAACTGCAAATGTTGGCCCAATTTACGGCATGTCTCGCTCCTCAGCGACATACTCTTACCGGAAACATTTTGCGCGTTCGTCACCCTTAATCCACACCTGAACGgtcttaaatttttccatcaaaatttccaacaaattcaatcaatcgtCAGCAATCTATcgaatttgtcaaaattgGGAATCAACTGCAAATACAAACCGATTACTGCATTGCAACTGAACCATTTGGTTCAGCTCGATCATCTGACTCAGTTGACTCTGTGGAATTTAACGGGTCACGCATCGATCGTTGAAGTATTTCTGGTTTTGGTTAAATTTACAGGATTGCGTGTACTCAAATTGCATATTTCTGAGGATCAAAATCATGAGGCATTGGACAGCACGGTCTATGAATTGAAACAACAGACATTAGCTGTTGTAGCCCAAAAACTAATCAACTTGGAGACACTGATGCTGTTCAACATAAAATTGGATGAGTCAACGGTGTTCGATATGGTACGATCGGCTAGTCAGCTGAAAGCGTTGCATATTCATGCCTTGAGTTTGAATGTCGAGTGGAACGAATCACTAGTAACTGGAATTCTGAACAtacgaaaaattcaacaacatGAGCATTTGCTGAAATTGTTTCTGGACAGAGATTTGAATGTGTTGATATCAAAAGGGGATCAGAGATATTTAAGGATTTATTGTTATCAATTCGGGTGTCGACACAACAAActgaaaaattgcaaaaagtaa